One window of the Planctomycetia bacterium genome contains the following:
- the hypE gene encoding hydrogenase expression/formation protein HypE, whose translation MAHPAWLLNCPVSVSAQSDCVTLAHGEGGRLMRRLLDQIVHPSLGCTLPFADAAILQPAGNRLAFSTDSYVVSPIFFPGGDIGSLAVYGTCNDLAVSGAIPRWLSLSLILEEGLPIAVLEKVLHSIAQTTAECQVQIITGDTKVVPHGEADGIFLNTTGIGELMEPVPPGAESLQEGDVLITSGHIGRHGIAILAAREQLDFHPAPSSDGALLLPAISALRTGIGSEVRAMRDATRGGITAVLHEWAIASQKTLFVDESCIPIDAVTRSACELLGLEPLHLACEGTMLMAVSAQHAEEAVSILRKVEISRHAAIIGRVESRAVTPVIIRRTLGREQSLDEPSGSPLPRIC comes from the coding sequence ATGGCCCACCCTGCCTGGTTACTTAATTGTCCGGTGAGCGTATCCGCACAGTCCGACTGTGTCACACTCGCTCATGGCGAGGGTGGCAGGCTCATGCGGCGTTTACTGGATCAAATAGTACATCCCAGCCTGGGATGTACTTTGCCCTTTGCCGATGCTGCTATTCTGCAGCCAGCAGGCAACAGGCTTGCGTTCAGCACTGATAGCTATGTGGTTTCCCCCATCTTTTTCCCTGGTGGCGATATTGGTTCACTTGCAGTGTATGGCACCTGTAATGATCTCGCAGTGAGTGGCGCCATTCCACGTTGGCTGAGCCTTTCCCTGATTCTGGAGGAAGGCTTGCCAATAGCTGTGCTGGAGAAAGTTCTCCATAGCATCGCCCAAACCACAGCCGAGTGCCAGGTGCAGATTATCACCGGAGATACCAAGGTGGTACCGCATGGTGAAGCGGATGGAATTTTCCTAAATACTACAGGCATTGGGGAGTTGATGGAACCTGTTCCACCTGGAGCAGAGTCGCTACAGGAAGGAGATGTCTTGATAACGTCCGGCCACATTGGCCGGCATGGCATTGCCATTCTTGCTGCACGTGAGCAACTTGATTTCCACCCTGCACCCAGCAGTGATGGAGCATTGTTGCTCCCTGCCATCAGTGCATTGCGAACTGGAATTGGCAGCGAAGTGCGTGCCATGCGTGATGCCACCCGTGGCGGAATCACTGCTGTACTGCATGAATGGGCAATAGCCAGCCAGAAGACGCTATTCGTTGATGAAAGTTGCATCCCGATTGATGCAGTTACCCGCAGCGCCTGTGAACTGCTGGGATTAGAGCCTCTGCATCTGGCATGCGAAGGAACAATGCTGATGGCAGTTTCAGCACAACATGCCGAAGAGGCAGTTTCGATACTTCGCAAGGTTGAAATCTCACGTCACGCTGCGATCATTGGCAGAGTTGAGTCTCGTGCTGTAACTCCCGTGATTATTCGCCGAACCTTGGGGCGGGAACAATCACTGGATGAACCCAGTGGTTCGCCGCTACCCCGCATCTGCTGA